TTGGCACCAACAGATCACGAATTGTTTCATTATATATTTCAAGCATAAAAACCTGAAAAGATGATTATAGTATGGTAAATAAGTTGAAGGgggaaaaaatattttaagtaAACAAAAGATAATGCAACAGTCACCTGCATTTCATATTTCCATCCTTGGGCTTGAAGAATTTGTCTCGTCTCAAATACCTGCTCTAATGTTCTTGGAATCAAACCTCTTTGATCAGGTGACTCTGGCTTGCCCATCATAGTATATGTCTTGCCGGAACCAGTTTGCCCATAAGCAAAAATACAAACCTGACATAAACAAACTAGTAATGATATAATTTGTCAACTAACACGATAATGCAGTGTGTGTGCTCATTTtccatttttccttttttattttttttcttctgaatCTCCTATTCTCTGTAATCACAAGAAACAACTTGTTACTGTTTTATGAAAATATGAACTATTCATCAAATCTCAAAGAAAATAGGTCATCACTAAAAAAagtttttataaaaatcttTCTTTGTGAACGAGCCAGAAAATCAATAAGATCTCTATAGACAATTTATCACCTTATAACCATCCAGTGCACTCTGTACTAGCTGTGCTATTTCCACAAAAACTTCTTCTTGGGACGCATCGGGCATAAATGCTTTGTCAAAAGTGAAAGAATGCTTTTGCCCTGAGAAACATCATTAATTAGGGTCAAAAAATGGAACAAGTGAACATAAATCCACAGAACATGTGAATTTCTAACTCCATCAAGTAAGCTCACCATTTTGATTAATATCAATGCCTCGACCCATTGATTCTGTGGATGTTGGGAAAGAGATTACTTTTGTGTCGGTTCCAATCCCGTCATCAGACAAAAAGGGCCTCACTCTACAAAAGACACGTATATTGCCTTTCAACTCCTGTATTGACAAACAGATCTCAATAACAATTTTAATAGAAAAACTCTAGTACATAAATTAAGATAGACAATAATCTATTATGAAAAATTTCTAGAAAACTGATAAAATGTAGATACTATTAGTACCAAGATAGTGTTGTGCAGTTTTTTACGAAGCGTTTCTCCTTCTGTAATTTTCAATTCTGCATCAGTCAGTTTTTCTTGTAACTCACGAATAATTGTCTTTTGTTCCTCAAATTCAGATTTTGTCTCTGTTGCTGACATGTCTGACAACTGACATAATGGTAAACAAAGATAAGAATAAAAGTTGTGAGTCCAGACTAATAAAACACATTCCAAACAAACAACCTTCAGCTTCTTCTCTGAAAATGCCAGCTGCTCCTGCAGTCGTCTGATTTGCTCAGTTTGACACAAGCAAGTTGActgacaaaaaagaaaaagcgtAGCTATTAGAGAATGCTTCCAGATTCTTAATTCTTGACAGGCGACAGGATAAACAAACCTCTAGCTCATTCATTTTGCTAGTGAAGCTATCTAACTCAGCAATCGACTTTCCAGCACATTCTTTGTATTTCATTACTTCAGTTGATAAAGCCTGAACTTGAAACAACTGCCGATCACGATCATCTCTTATTTGCAGCAAATCGCCTCTCAAGCTTGTAACTTCACTAGCCAGTGCCTCTTTTTGTTTTACAGCCTCATTTTGCGATTCCTTTTAAGATCAAACATAtataagaataaataattatttgatgaaAATGTATCAGCATAGCAAATAGCATTGTCTTTAGCAAGAAACATGAAGTAAATCAACCCAACTGCTCAATATATCACATTAAAGATAGTGTAATACATTAAAATAACACATATAGCTCAAGTGAAAAGTtgaactaaataaattaatcgaTATTGTTGCTAGAACATGAAAATCATGGAATGTTTTAAGGTTAGCTTGATCGAGTTGACCAATTAACACATCAAATTTCTCATGCTATGAAATAATAAATACCATTCACAAACTAGACAACATGCATGTTACTAACTATGGGAAAAGTATCACAGTCTCCTTTTAATTCTTCTAGAATGAATTTAGCATAGGTCACAATTGAAACAAAAAACTCACCCTTGAGGTTGCAAGTTGCTCTTGCAGAGAACTGTAGTGGCCTCTCAATGTACTAAGGTTTTCCACAACTGCTGCCTTCTCTTTCTCAACATGTTTCAGTGTCTCATTAGTTTCATGAAGTTCAGATTGCAGCCTACTGTTATAATGTTGTAAGCTTGTGTTGTACTCCTGTAACCTCTTGTACATATCATTGAGTGACTGAATCTGCACAAGACATTTAACACCCAGAAGAACACATTAGGATGAGAAATTTGAAAACAGTCCTTAGCAATATGCTTTAAGGTATCCTCTACAGACCTTCTGGATGTTACTAGCATTGTCTTCTTGAGTTCGCTTGAGTTCTTCTAGAAGGGAAGCTTGCACTTTCTCTGCGGCAAGTTTGGACTCTCTTTCTCGTGCTAAAGAATCCAGTGCTTCCTGTATTTAACAATTAGTTCTTTGTGGTGCTTTGGATAATAGCAATCCAAAACCGTGTTTAATGTCCCATGACAGTCTCATACCGATTTATCTAGCTCCACTTTAGTATGCTTTTCTTGCAGAGTGTCTAGGTCTTTCCGCAACTCTATGACGATTGAATTCAATACATTTTCCTTCTCTTTCATCAGCAGTTCTAACAGTGGTCACAAATTTAAAGTTAAAAGATAAATCACGTTAAATACTTTTTTACTAGAAAAAACATATTCAGCAAAGACCAAGAATAGCCAATTAAGAAAGAATCACCCTTACCCACATCACTGCATTTCTTTTCTGCGAGTTCCAACAATGTCTTGAGTTTTTCCTGCTCTGTGACATGATTGCCTTCTCGCTGTTGGAACCACCTAATACACTGCTTGAGCCTTTTAATGCAGTCATCCATTTGTTCTTTCTTTTCCTGAAAAAAGCAGAAGCCTCCCGAATTAACAGTAAATCAACAGACTGAAGCTCATTTACATTCACATTGACAGTGATTAACCGCCAGGTCATACCCAAACTGTGACACAACTAaccaattaaaagaaaaatccCATTCAAAATACCTTGAAATTGtagttaaatttatttttacttccgGGTTTCTCACTGAGCAAGGCCTCTACATCCTCTTTCGTGAACTCAATAACTCCACAATCAGAGCTGCTTGGCGGCCTACTGTTTGGAGGTGGATCCTGCCCCCCATTAACTACTGAAAATGCTTGCCGGGTTTGTGGTCTGGCCACACTGCTGGATGACATTTTAGTACCTCCAATCCTTCGTCTCTTATCCACCAAAACCTCATCGCCACTGAACTTACCCTGCATAAAACAAGGAGCACCCccaattcaaaaataattttttacaaAAAGGTAGTAATTTGTAGAACACACCTTCGAAACAACCGATAAAACATTTGTGTCCTAACTCcctccttaaaaaggaaaaagtaaTTCAATCAAAACTATCCCAACACATTATCGAATCAAACATACCAGCGGCATTTACTGACAATTACCGAAATTTCAcaagaaataatttaaaaccCTAATCGTGCACCAATACCGAACAACAGGCAAACATTGAAACAATAAACGAAACCCAGAGTGACTAAAAGCAGAAATGTATTTGCAAGGGAAACGGCACTCACATGTGAAAGACCAGGAGGAGGCTTGTTCTGGTTCTTGGAAGCCATACgcagctctctctctctgtctctccgAGG
The genomic region above belongs to Salvia miltiorrhiza cultivar Shanhuang (shh) chromosome 5, IMPLAD_Smil_shh, whole genome shotgun sequence and contains:
- the LOC130986972 gene encoding kinesin-like protein KIN-14N, which gives rise to MASKNQNKPPPGLSHGKFSGDEVLVDKRRRIGGTKMSSSSVARPQTRQAFSVVNGGQDPPPNSRPPSSSDCGVIEFTKEDVEALLSEKPGSKNKFNYNFKEKKEQMDDCIKRLKQCIRWFQQREGNHVTEQEKLKTLLELAEKKCSDVELLMKEKENVLNSIVIELRKDLDTLQEKHTKVELDKSEALDSLARERESKLAAEKVQASLLEELKRTQEDNASNIQKIQSLNDMYKRLQEYNTSLQHYNSRLQSELHETNETLKHVEKEKAAVVENLSTLRGHYSSLQEQLATSRESQNEAVKQKEALASEVTSLRGDLLQIRDDRDRQLFQVQALSTEVMKYKECAGKSIAELDSFTSKMNELESTCLCQTEQIRRLQEQLAFSEKKLKLSDMSATETKSEFEEQKTIIRELQEKLTDAELKITEGETLRKKLHNTILELKGNIRVFCRVRPFLSDDGIGTDTKVISFPTSTESMGRGIDINQNGQKHSFTFDKAFMPDASQEEVFVEIAQLVQSALDGYKVCIFAYGQTGSGKTYTMMGKPESPDQRGLIPRTLEQVFETRQILQAQGWKYEMQVFMLEIYNETIRDLLVPNKSSSDTSRPENGKQYNIKHDANGNTYVSDLTIVDVRSSKEVSYLLDRAVQSRSVGKTQMNEQSSRSHFVFTLQIRGFNESTDQQVQGVLNLIDLAGSERLSKSGATGDRLKETLAINKSLSALSDVIFALAKKEEHVPYRNSKLTYLLQPCLGGDSKTLMFVNVSPDPSSVGESVCSLRFARKVNACEIGVPRRQTSLKSYSDSRLSIG